In Gossypium raimondii isolate GPD5lz chromosome 12, ASM2569854v1, whole genome shotgun sequence, a single window of DNA contains:
- the LOC105763254 gene encoding transcription factor bHLH110 isoform X2 translates to MESANLHPHGNKVQEQHLKYSSLGTPTSHQVSTIDEWNQNLFPNIGSKYSRDLNETISKSRDPWEEPPLIRTSMNQDSFSQQSASEFLIANIKDEMSDSFPKLSEMMYHYPQYSSTHHDNLWHSSFPISNNMTELQLSSGELHRNDHHPPPYVGTTSSASRYDFNHIFQSTSISTSDLCSTLFSSSLDLNLKSLDLLTSTYDGGSYNQSLIDIPGKLNRSVLMGHESLDHRREHSDDTSTGSKHKVSAFVSGTTTSTKRPGSFSDTKESTHTDAKKHRSSMSRSPCPTLKVRKEKLGDRVAALQKLVAPFGKTDTATVLSEAIGYIQFLHDQVQTLSVPFMKSSQSKFYRTMQGGSRVEGQEEHKRDLRSRGLCLVPQSSASYFINSCTGGV, encoded by the exons ATGGAATCTGCAAATCTTCATCCCCATGGCAATAAGGTTCAAGAGCAGCATCTTAAGTATTCCTCTCTGGGAACTCCAACAAGCCATCAAGTTTCAACCATAGATGAATGGAATCAAAACCTCTTCCC GAATATTGGTAGTAAATACAGTAGGGATCTGAATGAAACCATATCAAAATCAAGGGATCCATGGGAAGAGCCGCCTTTGATAAGGACTTCCATGAACCAAGATAGCTTCAGCCAACAATCTGCAAGTGAATTTCTCATTGCAAATATCAAAGATGAGATGTCGGATTCCTTCCCCAAACTGAGTGAGATGATGTACCACTATCCACAATATTCAAGTACTCATCATGACAATCTATGGCACAGCAGTTTCCCCATTTCTAACAACATGACTGAGCTGCAACTTTCCTCAGGAGAGTTGCACAGAAATGATCATCATCCGCCACCATATGTAGGAACTACGTCATCAGCTAGCAGATACGATTTCAATCATATCTTTCAAAGTACAAGTATTTCAACCTCGGATTTGTGTTCCACATTGTTTTCTAGCTCTTTGGACCTGAACCTGAAATCCTTGGATCTTTTAACCTCAACATATGATGGTGGAAGTTATAATCAATCTTTAATCGATATTCCTGGGAAATTAAACAGAAGTGTGCTTATGGGCCATGAATCCCTTGATCACAGAAGAGAACATAGTGATGATACGTCCACCGGTTCCAAA CATAAGGTATCAGCCTTTGTTAGCGGAACAACTACAAGTACAAAGAGGCCAGGTAGCTTTTCTGATACAAAGGAATCGACCCATACGGATGCTAAGAAGCATAGGTCTTCAATGTCACGATCCCCATGTCCCACATTGAAG GTTAGGAAAGAGAAACTAGGAGACAGGGTCGCTGCTCTTCAGAAGTTAGTGGCACCTTTTGGCAAG ACAGATACAGCTACTGTGTTATCAGAAGCCATTGGGTACATCCAGTTCCTTCATGACCAAGTTCAG ACACTGAGCGTGCCATTTATGAAGTCATCGCAAAGCAAGTTTTATAGAACAATGCAAGGG GGTTCAAGAGTGGAAGGACAGGAAGAGCATAAGCGTGACCTTAGAAGTAGAGGACTATGCCTGGTGCCCCAGTCTTCAgcatcatattttattaatagttgcACTGGTGGGGTTTAG
- the LOC105763254 gene encoding transcription factor bHLH110 isoform X1, translating into MESANLHPHGNKVQEQHLKYSSLGTPTSHQVSTIDEWNQNLFPNIGSKYSRDLNETISKSRDPWEEPPLIRTSMNQDSFSQQSASEFLIANIKDEMSDSFPKLSEMMYHYPQYSSTHHDNLWHSSFPISNNMTELQLSSGELHRNDHHPPPYVGTTSSASRYDFNHIFQSTSISTSDLCSTLFSSSLDLNLKSLDLLTSTYDGGSYNQSLIDIPGKLNRSVLMGHESLDHRREHSDDTSTGSKHKVSAFVSGTTTSTKRPGSFSDTKESTHTDAKKHRSSMSRSPCPTLKLQVRKEKLGDRVAALQKLVAPFGKTDTATVLSEAIGYIQFLHDQVQTLSVPFMKSSQSKFYRTMQGGSRVEGQEEHKRDLRSRGLCLVPQSSASYFINSCTGGV; encoded by the exons ATGGAATCTGCAAATCTTCATCCCCATGGCAATAAGGTTCAAGAGCAGCATCTTAAGTATTCCTCTCTGGGAACTCCAACAAGCCATCAAGTTTCAACCATAGATGAATGGAATCAAAACCTCTTCCC GAATATTGGTAGTAAATACAGTAGGGATCTGAATGAAACCATATCAAAATCAAGGGATCCATGGGAAGAGCCGCCTTTGATAAGGACTTCCATGAACCAAGATAGCTTCAGCCAACAATCTGCAAGTGAATTTCTCATTGCAAATATCAAAGATGAGATGTCGGATTCCTTCCCCAAACTGAGTGAGATGATGTACCACTATCCACAATATTCAAGTACTCATCATGACAATCTATGGCACAGCAGTTTCCCCATTTCTAACAACATGACTGAGCTGCAACTTTCCTCAGGAGAGTTGCACAGAAATGATCATCATCCGCCACCATATGTAGGAACTACGTCATCAGCTAGCAGATACGATTTCAATCATATCTTTCAAAGTACAAGTATTTCAACCTCGGATTTGTGTTCCACATTGTTTTCTAGCTCTTTGGACCTGAACCTGAAATCCTTGGATCTTTTAACCTCAACATATGATGGTGGAAGTTATAATCAATCTTTAATCGATATTCCTGGGAAATTAAACAGAAGTGTGCTTATGGGCCATGAATCCCTTGATCACAGAAGAGAACATAGTGATGATACGTCCACCGGTTCCAAA CATAAGGTATCAGCCTTTGTTAGCGGAACAACTACAAGTACAAAGAGGCCAGGTAGCTTTTCTGATACAAAGGAATCGACCCATACGGATGCTAAGAAGCATAGGTCTTCAATGTCACGATCCCCATGTCCCACATTGAAG CTACAGGTTAGGAAAGAGAAACTAGGAGACAGGGTCGCTGCTCTTCAGAAGTTAGTGGCACCTTTTGGCAAG ACAGATACAGCTACTGTGTTATCAGAAGCCATTGGGTACATCCAGTTCCTTCATGACCAAGTTCAG ACACTGAGCGTGCCATTTATGAAGTCATCGCAAAGCAAGTTTTATAGAACAATGCAAGGG GGTTCAAGAGTGGAAGGACAGGAAGAGCATAAGCGTGACCTTAGAAGTAGAGGACTATGCCTGGTGCCCCAGTCTTCAgcatcatattttattaatagttgcACTGGTGGGGTTTAG